A region from the Fusarium musae strain F31 chromosome 1, whole genome shotgun sequence genome encodes:
- a CDS encoding hypothetical protein (EggNog:ENOG41), whose product MDSLPKLPAPHSELAKYIFDHKDTKITEIMAPYREYEANLRSIYAQDRQNPILGDPYLNVVPLFTENTKFITTRARNLDAESDEEKSKYIMALPDDKRRAHDSPATVANLEEFQKNFNIFSESSLADLDWSNVVAAGSSVVNCLLPVPKEFNTTKRKLREYYHEKFCPASDVDLFLHGLNHDQAIDKIKQIEQAIKDALLNEVTVVRTKYAITIASQYPVRHIQIVLRVYKSVSEILTGFDIDAAGGAYDGAQVYVTPRALGSFITQINHIDLTRRSPSYENRLSKYSHRNFEVYWPELDRTQIDPTIFERSFRRTLGLARLLVLERLPTTTARDTYLDKRREERGRPRVYRSHQVLHGNIKDYHEDEIADWLSEEDVSNYHTFTVPYGQHFNAKRIEKLCYTRDLLLNAEWNQPDDREVYLHRHPAFFGRVQDVIEDCCGCCPEAVTDQEKEVAEKEAQIYIKGKVSFLIDDPGRQQIGSFNPLTEQDWTDMAYVGNVTRLCQSIVDGDIDDVSNWLSQEDADPNKRDYTGRTPLHLAVMTSTPEVIKCLVERGARLTARLADGRNALHLAASRGDVEIIKILMEKSIENEEAEEERQDKKRRAAKKASSDGNDGVRDKDVASDPDGESDGEMVDDETTDADAASMTTGSFVKIKQVEAENAEDLVPEESQDEPDFFNVDALAWDLQCSPLHLAIAEGNEDAVRVLCDYGTDSILPVKSLAEHGDSRVILTLVLALTLPNDKAKSMANLLMRLGATSAQADSKGCTAFHRFVESGEVELIDTLLDNDKTGIKAAINHMVCDGSYWNAETIAPINTAVQSGDVALVLKLLSAGAAAHIDFDNWLKSAKVSDMSGRLGTLEANQKMYKETVEQPLITAIRSGRTDVAIKLLENGADPNSLNTETHRLIFNEYQRNWNKGQSALDLVQKSLKRLREFHVEKTGPVKPRETPGMDDFLGHFTSGSYSHWVVSEQVESQKRSFASRLKRYEEDIKKNPEPKGVSEKLEAIKELSAGFQALEEELINRGAKTFDELHPDIKTNLRNNPSSTSSRTKDEDKAIKPFEFHFSFNNDRDMTEKRRDGYIELMEAAWAGDVEKVKELSLQAWGAEKDQPPLKIAVSDNMGNTPFSVAFLRGHSDLARALLEIVKAQWSPPKKDKVRFRMEAGNEDEEYESDSDSSDSSGENEPRIVSEKVQEKFTIDDIGHVSMEVESHTKPLQILCESVPSWLVEKGKVVYRHQKRSLFVHTFDTNDTTGLKLLLDLAQHYSGQKFEGDDADQEDEGSTCGFTFPQSDFKWAVEHGKTQLLALVIKRTGAGIPLDHLVKKSGVELKRKPRYYQGLTVYGKKRKDWANAGRGMVIKSSGLRTPPLLHAALGGSVESVELFLGDAPHRLYGEFAKSKASKEDSRFKHLKESPGGFDRAISKWLGADNDLVIHCAVLAHPGDNANDLLEYLVEACPDFIEKKNSEGDTPLMVACRLGRIDAVKILLAANADQSTRNQRGENILHAAIERNPKAHQLRELLDLLDSGLRSHLFLQRKNLNENGTTPVHAWISQISGMTLGTDNRNSYRRYNVSGYAKPYVGQEKESVLMLKLLLEYSKGEELEMLNGAGDTCLHTAIMAGMIAAVHVLVEFKPSLVYRENAVGRTPAELAHDKLTSQKFTMPDKPSIEDRNRVQDILRKNSEEFIQEAALDAHSQEQRRSLESLGLSDTYKPQEVPLILASMGVEKNRSSKRLESRSIDLVLWDLCRTTMKQHPGKRRLVSLNEANDVAKRLGEKYSASRYFSVQARVDDDEVDPDEKESSTTIDFAVQEMKTRLSQAWETKRRHGLKNNSSSGSDYGHSSGSDESSDICEFPY is encoded by the exons ATGGATAGCCTCCCGAAGCTCCCTGCTCCTCATTCGGAGCTGGCGAAGTACATCTTTGACCACAAAGACACAAAGATCACCGAAATCATGGCGCCATATCGCGAGTATGAAGCGAACTTGCGATCTATATATGCGCAAGATCGCCAGAACCCAATCCTCGGTGACCCCTATCTCAATGTGGTTCCCCTCTTTACGGAGAATACCAAGTTCATCACCACTCGCGCACGTAATCTGGACGCCGAGTCTGACGAGGAAAAGTCAAAGTACATAATGGCTCTTCCAGATGACAAGCGTCGTGCTCATGACTCCCCTGCGACAGTTGCGAACCTCGAAGAGTTCCAGAAGAACTTCAACATATTTTCAGAGTCATCACTGGCTGACTTGGACTGGTCAAACGTTGTGGCTGCTGGTTCTTCAGTCGTTAACTGTCTCCTGCCTGTCCCTAAAGAGTTCAACACAACTAAACGAAAACTTCGAGAGTATTACCACGAGAAGTTCTGCCCTGCTTCCGATGTTGATCTCTTTCTGCATGGGCTCAATCACGATCAGGCCATCGACAAGATCAAACAGATTGAACAGGCAATCAAAGATGCTCTTTTGAATGAGGTAACAGTTGTGAGAACAAAATACGCAATTACAATTGCTAGTCAATATCCTGTTCGGCACATTCAG ATCGTTCTCCGCGTCTACAAATCTGTCAGTGAAATCCTCACTGGATTTGACATTGACGCTGCAGGTGGAGCATACGATGGAGCTCAG GTATATGTGACTCCCCGTGCTCTCGGGAGCTTCATCACGCAAATCAACCACATTGATCTTACTCGTCGAAGTCCTTCTTACGAGAATCGACTGTCAAAGTATTCACACAGAAACTTTGAGGTCTACTGGCCCGAACTAGATCGAACCCAGATCGATCCAACCATCTTCGAAAGAAGCTTCAGAAGAACTCTAGGCTTGGCtcgtcttcttgttcttgaacgGCTTCCAACCACCACAGCTCGAGATACTTATCTCGACAAGAGGCGTGAGGAGCGAGGCCGGCCCAGGGTTTATAGATCCCACCAGGTCCTCCACGGCAACATCAAGGACTACCATGAGGATGAAATTGCTGATTGGCTGTCTGAAGAGGACGTCAGTAACTACCATACCTTCACTGTGCCTTATGGGCAGCACTTCAATGCCAAGCGGATCGAGAAACTCTGTTATACgcgagatcttcttctcaatgcAGAATGGAACCAGCCTGATGATCGAGAGGTTTACCTCCATCGCCACCCTGCATTTTTTGGGCGTGTACAAGACGTGATCGAAGACTGCTGTGGCTGCTGCCCAGAGGCTGTTACGGACCAGGAAAAGGAAGTCGCAGAGAAGGAGGCTCAGATTTATATCAAAGGCAAAGtctccttcttgatcgaTGATCCTGGCCGACAGCAAATTGGTTCTTTTAACCCTCTGACTGAGCAAGACTGGACTGATATGGCGTATGTGGGCAACGTTACCAGGCTTTGCCAGTCAATTGTCGATGGTGACATTGACGACGTATCAAACTGGCTAAGCCAGGAAGATGCCGATCCAAATAAGAGAGACTATACCGGCAGAACCCCTCTCCATCTCGCCGTAATGACATCGACGCCAGAGGTCATCAAGTGCCTTGTTGAGCGCGGTGCACGGCTGACTGCACGGCTGGCGGACGGCAGGAATGCACTGCACCTCGCTGCTTCACGAGGTGATGTGGAGATTATCAAAATTTTGATGGAGAAGTCAATCGAAAAcgaagaggctgaagaggaaCGACAGGACAAGAAGCGCCGAGCAGCAAAGAAGGCCAGTTCTGATGGCAATGACGGGGTTCGTGACAAGGACGTTGCATCAGATCCCGATGGAGAATCCGATGGCGAGATGGTTGATGACGAGACAACAGATGCTGATGCCGCATCTATGACTACTGGGTCTTTCGTCAAAATCAAGCAAGTTGAAGCAGAGAAtgctgaggatcttgttCCCGAAGAGTCACAAGACGAGCCGGATTTCTTCAATGTCGACGCCTTGGCCTGGGATCTCCAGtgttctcctcttcatcttgccaTCGCAGAAGGAAACGAGGACGCTGTCAGGGTTCTTTGTGAT TACGGGACCGATTCGATTCTGCCCGTCAAGTCTCTCGCGGAACATGGTGACAGTCGTGTGATTCTGACACTGGTTCTGGCCTTGACACTACCTAATGATAAGGCTAAATCGATGGCAAATCTCCTTATGCGACTCGGCGCCACATCTGCCCAAGCTGATTCGAAAGGATGCACTGCTTTCCATAGATTTGTTGAATCTGGAGAGGTGGAACTCATCGATACGCTCCTGGATAACGACAAGACGGGCATAAAGGCAGCTATCAATCACATGGTTTGCGATGGAAGTTATTGGAACGCAGAGACTATTGCCCCGATTAACACTGCCGTTCAGAGTGGAGATGTtgctttggtgttgaagctACTCTCTGCTGGTGCTGCAGCTCACATCGATTTCGATAATTGGTTGAAGTCCGCCAAGGTCTCCGACATGTCTGGACGCCTGGGCACTCTGGAGGCCAACCAGAAGATGTATAAGGAGACTGTGGAACAGCCATTGATCACCGCCATCCGATCTGGTCGTACAGATGTCGCAATCAAACTTCTCGAAAACGGCGCGGACCCAAATTCACTGAATACAGAGACACATCGGCTAATTTTCAATGAGTATCAGAGAAATTGGAATAAGGGTCAATCAGCTTTAGACCTGGTCCAAAAGTCGCTGAAGCGTCTTCGTGAATTCCATGTTGAAAAGACCGGACCTGTGAAACCAAGGGAGACCCCAGGGATGGATGACTTCCTGGGCCACTTCACTTCTGGAAGTTACTCTCATTGGGTTGTTTCAGAGCAAGTTGAGAGTCAAAAGAGGTCATTCGCGTCTCGTCTCAAGCGATATgaggaggatatcaagaagaatCCAGAGCCTAAAGGAGTTTCGGAAAAACTGGAAGCAATCAAGGAGCTGTCAGCAGGTTTTCAAGcccttgaagaagagctcatAAACCGAGGTGCGAAAACCTTCGATGAGTTACATCCTGACATCAAGACGAATCTGAGGAACAACCCCTCAAGCACAAGTAGCCGAACCAAGGACGaggacaaggccatcaagcctTTCGAGTTTCACTTCTCATTCAACAATGATCGTGATATGAcggaaaagagaagagatggTTACATTGAGCT AATGGAGGCTGCGTGGGCGGGAGACGTTGAGAAGGTAAAGGAGCTCTCCCTTCAAGCCTGGGGTGCCGAAAAGGATCAACCGCCGCTAAAGATCGCTGTCTCGGATAACATGGGCAATACTCCTTTTTCAGTAGCCTTCCTTCGAGGACACAGTGACTTAGCAAGGGCTTTGCTTGAAATTGTCAAGGCACAATGGTCTCCACCCAAAAAGGATAAGGTCCGCTTCAGAATGGAGGCTGGtaacgaagacgaggagtATGAATCTGATTCCGATAGCTCTGATAGCTCCGGCGAGAACGAGCCGCGAATAGTCTCTGAGAAGGTGCAGGAAAAGTTCACCATAGACGATATTGGGCATGTTTCTATGGAGGTGGAGTCTCATACCAAGCCCCTCCAGATCTTATGTGAGTCGGTTCCAAGCTGGTTGGTTGAGAAGGGGAAGGTTGTGTACCGACATCAGAAGAGGAGCTTATTCGTCCATACGTTCGACACAAACGATACGACtggcctcaagctccttttgGACTTGGCACAACACTATTCAGGTCAGAAGTTCGAAGGTGATGACGCCGATCAAGAGGACGAAGGCTCGACCTGCGGCTTTACCTTCCCCCAGTCGGATTTCAAGTGGGCAGTTGAGCACGGGAAGACTCAACTGCTCGCCCTAGTGATAAAACGGACTGGAGCAGGCATACCACTCgatcatcttgtcaagaagagcgGTGTCGAGCTGAAGCGAAAGCCGCGGTATTACCAGGGACTGACCGTCTACGGCAAGAAAAG AAAGGATTGGGCAAATGCTGGACGTGGTATGGTTATCAAGAGCAGCGGACTGAGAACGCCGCCTCTTCTCCATGCTGCTCTGGGTGGTAGTGTAGAGAGCGTCGAGCTCTTCCTTGGAGATGCCCCGCATAGGTTGTATGGCGAGTTTGCCAAGTCCAAGGCCTCCAAGGAGGACTCAAGATTCAAGCATTTGAAGGAGAGTCCTGGCGGATTCGACCGCGCAATTTCCAAGTGGCTTGGAGCCGATA ATGATCTCGTGATCCATTGTGCGGTTTTGGCGCACCCTGGAGACAATGCTAACGACCTGTTAGAGTACCTTGTTGAAGCTTGCCCAGATttcattgagaagaagaactctGAGGGTGACACACCGCTGATGGTAGCTTGCCGCCTTGGAAGAATCGACGCTGTCAAAATCTTGCTGGCAGCCAATGCGGATCAGTCGACTCGGAACCAAAGGGGCGAAAACATCCTCCATGCAGCAATCGAACGCAACCCCAAGGCACATCAGCTTCGTGAGCTTCTGGACCTCTTGGACTCGGGCCTTCGCAGTCATCTTTTCCTCCAGAGAAAGAACCTCAATGAGAACGGCACCACCCCCGTACACGCTTGGATTTCCCAAATTTCAGGAATGACACTTGGTACCGATAATCGCAACAGTTACCGCAGATACAACGTCTCAGGGTATGCTAAGCCATACGTTGGCCAAGAGAAGGAATCGGTCCTGAtgctcaagctccttctcgAATATTCTAAAGGCGAAGAACTCGAGATGCTCAACGGAGCAGGGGACACGTGCCTTCACACGGCGATTATGGCTGGCATGATTGCCGCTGTTCACGTCTTGGTAGAATTCAAGCCCAGCCTTGTCTACCGGGAGAACGCCGTCGGCCGGACTCCTGCTGAGCTCGCGCATGACAAGCTCACTAGCCAGAAGTTTACCATGCCTGACAAGCCCAGCATTGAAGACCGAAATCGCGTCCAAGATATCTTGCGAAAGAACTCGGAGGAGTTTATCCAGGAGGCTGCCTTGGACGCTCATTCACAAGAGCAGAGGAGATCGCTCGAAAGTCTGGGGCTCAGCGATACCTACAAGCCACAGGAAGTTCCTCTGATTTTGGCATCCAtgggtgttgagaagaatCGATCAAGCAAAAGGCTTGAATCCCGAAGCATCGATCTCGTTTTGTGGGACCTCTGCCGCACCACAATGAAGCAGCATCCCGGGAAACGCCGCTTGGTGAGCTTGAACGAAGCTAATGATGTTGCCAAGAGGTTGGGTGAGAAGTACTCAGCGTCAAGGTATTTCAGCGTTCAAGCTCGggttgacgacgatgaagtcGATCCCGATGAAAAGGAGTCCAGCACGACGATTGATTTTGCGGTCcaggagatgaagactcGTCTGTCTCAAGCCTGGGAGACGAAGCGACGCCACGGCTTAAAAAACAACAGTTCGTCAGGCTCTGATTACGGTCATTCTTCTGGTTCCGATGAAAGTTCCGATATTTGTGAATTTCCATATTGA
- the ATG33 gene encoding Autophagy- protein 33 (EggNog:ENOG41) produces the protein MTATGTSVSLLKFVGTVSLGLLTGVSYSITSLALPVLLRLPSSNAASHGLTSLNAALKTPILALTSLASAPFLISFALAPRSSRHPYLLYTGLLATLSFVAPLLVPAPATRHVASSAPRQSQRAKMEASYEVLGDAHSEPASEEDIDDINGEGVRVEVEGLVHSYIARTAFSALGFTMAVIGIWGDGAPQAVVYVS, from the exons ATGACTGCGACAGGAACGAGCGTTTCGCTCCTCAAGTTTGTAGGCACCGTCTCGCTGGGCTTACTGACG GGCGTCTCTTATTCTATCACCTCTCTCGCCCTTCCCGTCCTGCTCCGACTTCCCTCTTCCAACGCCGCTTCCCACGGCCTCACCTCTCTGAACGCTGCTCTCAAGACACCCATCCTCGCCCTCACTTCTCTCGCCTCCGCCCCCTTCCTCATCAGCTTTGCTCTCGCTCCCCGCTCGTCTCGCCACCCTTACCTTCTCTATACAGGACTCCTCGCCACCCTCTCATTCGTCGCTCCCCTTCTTGTCCCCGCGCCTGCTACTCGACATGTCGCATCATCGGCGCCTCGGCAATCCCAAAGAGCTAAAATGGAGGCTAGCTACGAGGTTCTAGGCGACGCTCACAGTGAGCCTGCCAGTGAGGAAGATATTGATGATATCAATGGCGAGGGTGTCAgagtggaggtggagggcCTCGTCCACAGCTATATTGCACGAACCGCCTTCTCTGCTCTGGGTTTCACCATGGCAGTTATTGGAATCTGGGGTGATGGTGCACCTCAGGCAGTTGTCTATGTCTCATAA
- the MPH1 gene encoding 3'-5' DNA helicase (EggNog:ENOG41~BUSCO:EOG092614O9), giving the protein MDSDEFDDDIADEDFITALDQVSSSMNGQGNTKALHAVALQPSNKPNSAAVAALELEDLPSDAFSSPEPQSRSNVSVAASAGQAPRTGFNRTSSGNWRQTTLFGGSLSSDGPQPSQPAAATRVFRVDLPREEPTHHEVDTEAMQTWVYPTNLGAIRNYQFSIVKNSLFNNTLVALPTGLGKTFIAATVMLNFYRWTKKAKLVFVAPTKPLVAQQVDACYNIAGIPRSETTLLTGDIPPALRVDEWESRRVFFMTPQTLLNDISHGYADPKSIALLVIDEAHRAVGEYAYAKVTKLIRRFSKSFRVLALTATPGSKIETVQEVIDNLGISHCEIRTEDSIDIRQYVHQRNIEQVVLDPSDEMVLVSELFTKALKPMTDKLSSQNIWFGRSPMAITAYGLMQSQREWFASRGRHANQGVQHMMRAVFSVLTSIAHSIKLLNFHGIKPFYDNLVDLRSEQEGKGEKGSKYKRQLIQDSNFQEMMDRISKWLRTEGFVGHPKLTALADTVLNHFMDQSDNSATRVIVFSEYRDSAEDIVRMLNKHQPLIKASVFVGQADGKRGEGMKQAQQIEAINRFKRGDFNVLVATSIGEEGLDIGQVDLIVCYDSSASPIRMLQRMGRTGRKRAGNIVLLLMRGKEEDQFAKSKDNYEKMQTLICEGSRFNFRFDLSTRIVPRGIVPEVDKRHVDIPIENTQDQSLPEPKKRRAPAGKKKPPKKFHMPDGVETGFQSVASLLKIGGKAQQQSNKHNPELGDLATVPELSKVLLDDEELNELNRAYRNLPFNHSIIEETDMPDMTAYPELQRQLRPVFKLKHGTRTKRFVKMWHKMAHDPESLVLPCRDQDRSNYLEIPVHAFAGSGSETKPTNEAPTTKAKGMGAKASAKKKQNRKPPSRAQPRAKRRRMSSDLAPQTFAVSSMVEEFLSEEDDEEDDEEDDEEDEVIPRGRGRTEQSSKPGSKVKRRPQQKKGGLNSDEVGDDCERDSDMIETDGSDNGEDLLDFIVSDNHPVSSGREPFSLRTSSPPASSTSTLECAHDKSTKPFYVPTQFPGTQESDDIPDLGEVLKMTGKQRGQEFSDDDVTVRRTARGRRAVVDDSDSD; this is encoded by the coding sequence ATGGACAGTGACGAGTTCGACGATGACATCGCTGATGAGGATTTCATTACCGCTCTTGATCAAGTCTCGTCTTCTATGAACGGACAAGGCAACACAAAAGCTCTACATGCAGTCGCATTGCAACCCTCAAACAAGCCAAACTCTGCAGCTGTGGCAGCTTTGGAATTGGAGGATCTCCCCTCAGATGCGTTCTCATCCCCAGAGCCACAGTCGAGATCGAATGTGTCTGTAGCAGCCTCGGCTGGTCAGGCCCCTCGAACAGGGTTCAATCGAACAAGTTCCGGAAATTGGCGTCAGACGACTCTTTTTGGCGGCTCACTATCAAGCGATGGCCCGCAACCTTCGCAGCCAGCAGCGGCGACAAGAGTGTTCCGCGTCGATCTTCCTCGAGAAGAACCAACTCACCATGAAGTCGACACTGAGGCTATGCAGACATGGGTTTATCCCACCAACTTGGGCGCTATTCGAAACTACCAATTCAGTATCGTCAAGAACAGTTTGTTTAACAACACCCTAGTAGCATTGCCAACTGGTCTTGGGAAAACTTTTATTGCTGCAACCGTCATGCTCAACTTCTATCGATGGACCAAGAAAGCCAAGTTAGTATTCGTTGCTCCAACAAAGCCCCTTGTGGCACAACAAGTCGATGCTTGCTACAATATTGCGGGTATCCCACGGTCTGAAACAACACTGTTGACAGGCGATATCCCTCCAGCTCTCCGTGTTGATGAGTGGGAGTCACGTCGAGTCTTTTTCATGACTCCCCAGACGCTACTAAATGATATATCACACGGATATGCCGATCCGAAATCCATAGCTCTGTTGGTCATTGATGAGGCTCATCGTGCGGTTGGAGAGTATGCGTATGCGAAGGTCACCAAACTCATTCGACGATTCTCCAAGAGCTTCCGAGTACTAGCATTGACTGCCACCCCTGGCTCAAAAATCGAGACAGTACAAGAAGTCATTGACAACCTAGGCATATCCCACTGCGAAATACGCACAGAGGACTCAATAGACATTCGTCAGTATGTTCATCAGAGGAATATCGAACAGGTTGTCCTTGATCCGTCCGACGAAATGGTCCTAGTCAGCGAACTTTTCACCAAGGCCCTGAAACCGATGACAGATAAACTGAGCTCGCAAAATATCTGGTTTGGGCGAAGCCCGATGGCTATCACAGCATACGGATTGATGCAATCCCAAAGAGAATGGTTCGCTTCTCGAGGGAGGCATGCGAACCAGGGCGTACAGCACATGATGCGAGCTGTCTTCAGCGTTCTTACCAGCATCGCACACTCGATAAAATTGCTAAACTTCCACGGTATTAAGCCTTTCTATGACAATCTTGTCGACTTGCGTAGCGAACAGGAAGGCAAAGGAGAAAAGGGCTCCAAGTACAAGCGCCAACTGATTCAGGATTCTAATTTTCAGGAGATGATGGATAGGATTTCCAAATGGCTTCGTACGGAAGGTTTCGTGGGACATCCCAAACTCACAGCCTTGGCCGATACTGTGTTGAATCACTTCATGGACCAGAGTGACAACTCGGCGACTCGTGTAATCGTGTTCAGTGAATACCGAGATTCTGCTGAAGATATTGTGCGCATGCTGAATAAACATCAACCTCTTATCAAGGCCAGTGTCTTCGTTGGACAGGCTGATGGCAAGAGAGGAGAAGGCATGAAGCAAGCACAGCAAATTGAGGCAATCAATAGGTTCAAGAGGGGTGACTTCAACGTGCTCGTTGCTACCTCAAtcggagaagaaggattgGACATCGGACAGGTCGATCTAATCGTATGCTATGATTCTTCGGCATCCCCAATTCGAATGCTGCAACGAATGGGAAGAACTGGCCGAAAACGAGCGGGTAACATCGTGCTGCTACTCATGCGTGGCAAGGAAGAGGATCAATTTGCCAAATCCAAAGACAACTACGAAAAGATGCAAACATTGATTTGCGAGGGAAGTCGGTTCAATTTTCGATTTGACCTCTCGACACGAATCGTTCCAAGAGGAATTGTACCCGAGGTGGACAAACGACACGTTGACATTCCTATCGAAAACACACAGGACCAGTCATTGCCGGAGCCGAAAAAGCGTCGAGCACCGgcaggaaagaagaagccacCGAAAAAGTTCCATATGCCTGATGGAGTTGAAACAGGATTCCAGAGTGTGGCGAGCTTGTTAAAAATTGGTGGGAAAGCACAGCAACAAAGCAACAAACACAACCCGGAGCTGGGTGATCTCGCCACCGTGCCAGAACTCAGCAAGGTATTGctcgatgacgaagagcTTAACGAGCTCAACCGGGCATACCGCAACTTACCGTTCAATCATAGCATAATTGAGGAGACAGATATGCCTGATATGACAGCGTACCCAGAACTGCAGAGGCAGCTCAGACCAGTATTTAAGCTAAAGCATGGGACACGCACCAAACGGTTTGTCAAAATGTGGCATAAGATGGCACATGATCCAGAAAGCCTGGTTTTGCCTTGTCGAGACCAAGACAGGAGCAACTACTTGGAGATACCAGTACACGCATTTGCTGGATCCGGATCTGAAACCAAACCAACAAACGAAGCACCAACAACGAAAGCGAAAGGAATGGGAGCCAAAGCGTCagccaagaagaaacaaAATAGAAAGCCACCTTCAAGGGCACAACCTCGTgcgaaaagaaggagaatgtCATCCGATTTAGCACCGCAAACATTTGCTGTTAGCTCCATGGTGGAAGAGTTCCTTtctgaagaggacgatgaagaggacgatgaagaggacgatgaagaggatgaggtcATACCTAGAGGCCGTGGACGAACAGAACAAAGCAGTAAGCCTGGATCGAAAGTGAAGCGAAGGCCTCAGCAGAAGAAAGGTGGGCTTAACAGCGACGAAGTCGGCGATGATTGTGAACGGGACAGCGATATGATTGAGACTGATGGATCCGATAATGGCGAAGACCTTCTGGACTTCATCGTTTCTGATAATCATCCGGTGTCGAGTGGGAGGGAGCCCTTTTCTCTACGGACAAGTTCTCCACccgcttcatcaacatccactcTAGAGTGTGCCCATGATAAATCAACAAAGCCATTCTATGTGCCGACACAATTCCCAGGCACGCAGGAGAGTGATGATATTCCAGACCTGGGAGAAGTTCTGAAGATGACCGGGAAGCAACGAGGCCAGGAGTTTTCCGACGATGATGTTACTGTAAGACGCACAGCACGTGGACGGCGAGCTGTTGTGGATGATAGCGACAGTGATTGA